From the Methanofastidiosum sp. genome, the window ATCCTTTATAGCGCTGTCCAAAATTCTTGCTAAGAAGGCAAGAACTATGAGAAAAATTTGAAGTGTAGGAAAAAATACGGTGAAAAAAATACCCCCATTTCCACTGAACCACAATTATTCAACCATGCAGTGAGAAATAACCTCTATTTTCCAGAAAATATATAAGTAATTTGAATATAATTCTACCAATGAAGATTTTAGTTGGTTCTAAAAATCCCGTGAAGATAGAGGCGACAAGGGAAGCATTTTCTTCTTATTTTAAGGATATAGAGGTTGAAGGAGTAGAAGTCAAGAGCTCAGTATCTGAACAACCACTTGATGAAGAAACGTTTGATGGCGCAGAGCATCGTGCAAAAGTTTTAAAAAAATTAAATGAGAAGGCAAACATTGGAGCATCATTTTTTGTAGGCATTGAAGGGGGAGCCATTAACATCTATTCCGCGTGGTTTGGTATAGGGGCAATATGTATTATGGACGAAAAAGGTAATCAAGGATTTGGAACCTCTCCAATGTTTGAGCTATGGCCTGAAGCGATTGATAAAATTCTTGAAGGAACTGAACTTGGAGACGTAATGGGCGAGATCACTGGCGATAATCAAGTCAAAAGAAAAGGTGGAGCAGTTGGATTTCTAACTAACGGAGTAGTTCAAAGAAAGGATCTTTATGTCTCTGGCCTCAAGCTTGCACTAATACCTTTTCTGAAAGAAGATCTTTATTTCAAGAAGATATAGTTTAAAAATATTTACAAAGAATTATAAAGATATATTTAGTCTTTCTTTTGATGAAAAAGCAAAAACATGTAGTTGTTTATGGTTATAGTACAGCGGAAGTTAATAAATTAAAGACATTCCTTGAAAATAAACTTGATATCTCTCTAAATATAATCTCTGCTTCTGAGAAAGAAAAAATCACGATAGCCGACATACTCGAAAATAGTGAAAATGAAATCTTTAAAGTCAAAGATACTAAAGTATTGATGTTTCTAGATTTTTTAGATGAGGAAATAAGATTTTTACTCTATAACTTTTCAGATATCAACATACAAAAACCTTTATTTTGCGTTTTGACAGAGCATAACATTAACTGGAGTTTCGATAAGTTAATTGAGGACTTGATAGAAGAAAGAAAGCATTTTGAAGAAAATAAGAGCCAAAAGAAGAATTAATTATGAGATTAATTGATATGCCGAACATAGGAAAGGAAGTTAGTAAGAAACTCCGACCTGTTGGGATCGACACGCCTGAAAAACTGGTGGAATTGGGAAGTAAAGAGTCATTCATAAGAATAAAGACTATTGATGACACTGCATGTTTTAGTATGCTTCAGGGATTGGAGGATGCGATTCAGAGCATTAGGTGGCATAATTTACCTGAGTCAAAAAAGAAAGATTTAAAGGAATTTTTTGATTCGATAAAATAGACGATATAATGGATTATGCCGTATACCTTGATGCCAAATCTAAAGAGATAGGCAACATACTTTCTGGAAACAAGAAAAATGATTACTTACTCTTTTTAATCTCAGAAATGTAAGACTCTATTCTTTCTTTTATTTGATCTGATTTTTCTATTATCTCTTTTTCAACAGTCTCGTTTTTATATAATGGCTCTTCAGGAAATTCTAATTTATTTTGGAGAAGTGAAATATCGGTCATGCTTCCAATAAATCTTCTTTTCGATATTTTTTCAAATTCTTTTATTTCCGAAGTTAAAGTTTTTCCAAGCTTTGAGCCATAGAACTTCTGCCAGGAAAACTTTGTGATTCCATTTGAGCCCGCCATTAAAAGAGGTCCAACTAGATTTATTCGATCTGACCAAATACCAGTAATAATTTCTAGTTTTGGGAACATTAATCTTGTTTCAGAAACAACGTCAAAATAGTATAAAGAAGGAGGCGGTACAGAGCCTTCAAATATCGTTTCTTTATGGGGATTTAAAGAGTAGAATGTCACCCTATCTATTTTATAATCTTTGATTAATTCGAAAAGATTTTGAAGATCCTCTTGCTTTTCTCCTATACCAAGTATTATTGTAACACCTTTCTTGAAACAGAGTTCGTCTGCAATATCTAAAAAATCCATTAGTTTGTTCCAGCTTTTTGAAGGGCAAAGTTTCTGGAAGAGATCTTCAGTAAAAGTTTCTATGGATGCTGTAACACCTTTTAATTCATTACTAAAAAGAGATAAATCTTCTTTTTCAAGTATCCCTGTATTTAACCAGACAGGCTCTCCGGTGATTGACGCTATCCCTTTAGCGATATTAACAATTTTTTTAGTGTCATAAACACCATATCCCGAAGATAGAAACTCTACCTTCCAATCTGCCATTCTTACAAGGAAAGCTTCTGCAAAAAGAGATTCAATGCTTCTTAACCCTTTTTTGGGCCCAGATCTTATGGTGGACATGTAGCAAAATTTACAGTCCCTTAAATCACAATGATAAGATAAGAAAATGGCTCTTTGTATATTAATTGAATCAAAATTCTTTTCAGTTAACTCAAAAGCCTTATTTAATTTTTCAAGAAACTCCATGATATCCCTTATATTTTTTTAGCAATATTCCAGAGGAATTCAAAGTTTGATATCGACCAGTCTATGAACCTGACGTCACTTCCTTCAATAATATTTAGATAATCAAATTCATTTTTGTGATCTTCAAACCCTATCCAAGAAAAGTTCTTGTCACATACCTGCATAACACAATACATGTCTTTTCTTTCTAAAAATCTTACTTCGTATTTCTTGTTGCCAGGTTGACCTTCTTTTTGATTTAGTTTACCCCTTTCTTCAAGAGGGTATATTATTCTTATATCCACAGCCCCCATATTTGAAAAAATACCTTGGATATCGTTTGATATTCGGGAGAATATACACAGATGCTCATTTTTGGAATTCTTTACATTCTTTGATATAAATGGAAAGACATCAATAGAGGAGAGATGCCCCAATCTATTATTCTCCCAGGTCAGAAAATCCCTAACAAAACTATTTGGGATCTTTTCTATATTATGATTTTCAATAAACTCTGAATACTTTTCTACATTATTTTCTAGATCTTGAAGGTTTTTAATCTGGGACTTGTAAATCTGGCCCTGTTTTGAGAGGTAAAACTGAGTTCCATCCTTTACCGCAAGCTTTTTTTCTACAAAAAGATTCAACTGGGTTGAAACATCCTGCCACCGCATTTCGAGTTTTTTAGCTATATCCAGACTTTTTTGTGGATTGATAAGAGATAACTCATCTAGGATATCCATTCTTTTCTGACTATTCAAAATAAAATTCCAAAGTTCCATCAAAACGCCTTATTAAATTAAATGTATTAATATAAAAATAGAAGATTCTACAATATTTAAAGATATTGCATAGTTTTATTTGATAAATAATTTATTTTATGCTATAATTAATTAATATAACTAATAAATTTTTTTTATTATAATTAGACTATAATTTTATCTTAAAATTCTTACTATAAGCGAAATATTTATAAATATTAATATTTTATTCGATACGAGGTTTAAAATGTTCGGAATTTCAGATCCATGGGTGTGGTCAGCGTATCTGCTGACCCTGCTTTCTACCCTTCTTTGTGTGGGTTGGTCTATACTAAAATTAAAGGAAACGAAAGGGTGAGACAATGGAAAATGTTACTATATCTATTATTATAATATTTAGTTATCTTGTTGTTACCGGTTTTCTTGCCCACAAAGGGTGGAAAGAAACAAAAAACAAGGAAGATTTTATGCTAGGGGGCCGTAAGGTACACCCATATATCATTGCAATATCTTATGGAGCCACTTTTATTAGTACATCGGCCATAGTAGGATTTGGGGGCTCAGCCTCAATGTTTGGTATGGGCCTATTATGGCTCACGTTTATGAACATATTTGTCGGTATTTTCTTGGCTTTTGTAGTATGGGGTAGCAGGGCAAGACACGTTGGGCAAAATTTAGGTGCATTGACATTCCCTGAAATTGTTGGTAAGAGATTCGATTCCAAGACCTTGCAAGGTTCCTTTGGTCTGCTTATCACTATATTCATGCCTTTGTATACGTCTGTTGTGATAATTGGGGCAGCCAGAATGATTGAATCAACATTTAATCTTAATTTTAATCTTGCCTTGATTGTAATGACCGGAATAGTCGCAGGTTACGTTCTCTTTGGTGGGCTATTGGCAGTGCTATACACCGATGCATTACAGGGAACTATAATGGCAATTGGGATGATATTACTTTTAGTAGGTACTTATGCTGCATTCGGAGGCGTAACAGCAGCTCACCAATCACTTGAAAATTTCCAGCTTACAGATTCGTATTCAATGCTGACAAATAAAGGGGCACCCCTCAGTATATTTGGCCACCAAGGATTTACTACTTTTCCCACGATGAGTCTTGGAAATACTCCAGCCGATGCTAGTGGACTAAATGACACGCAAGGTATATTCTGGTCAGTCCTTATGGGTCTGATATTCGGTGTTGGTGTAGGGGTACTTGCGCAACCTCAACTTGCTGTACGTTGCATGACTGCAAAAAATAAACGCGATCTTACTAAAGCTGTGGGGATAGGGGGAGTTTTTATCCTTTTAATGACAGGCGTTGCCTTCACAGTTGGATCTCTTACTAATTCATATTTTGAAAAAGAAGGTGTCGAAGTAATAAAAGCCGATTACAATCCGGGGCTATCAAATCAACAGATCAGAGATTTGTATTTCAAATACGATGAAAGTGGTAAACTAGTTGGAAGGCCCTCGGAGTATGTTTACTGGACCGATTCTGCGATACCTGAATATGTCAACTACAGATTCCCAAGTTGGTTTGTCCTACTTTTCATGCTGACTCTAATATCGGCTGCAATGTCTACAATTTCGGGACAGTTCCATGCAATGGGAACTTCCTTCGGGCATGACTTCTATCATGTCTGGGTAAAAAATTCTTCAGAGAAGATTAACGCAGTAACTGTGACAAAAATCGGGATTGGTGCAACAGTCTTAGTATCTCTTGCTTTAGGATATGTACTCCCTCCCGCAATAATTGCTAGAGGCACAACAATATTCATGGGTATGTGCAGTGCAGTTTTCTTGCCTGCATACACAGGAGCATTATTCTGGAGGAAGTCAACTAGAACGGGTGCAATAGCTTCAATGGTCGGAGGATTCTTATCTTGGATTATATGGACATTATTCTTCAAAGTATCTGAATCTGAGCCTTTGAGGATATGTCAATGGATATTTGGGAAACCAGTATTACTAAATGCAAAAGCTTCACTTACCCAGCTTGACCCATTTTTCATTGCAATACCTATATCAGTTGCACTTATGATAATTGTAAGTCTACTAACAAAACCTCCTGAGAAGAAGCTAATTGACAAAGCATTCAAAGGATTATAAAAAAATATTTTTTATTTTTTTAATCAATACTGAGATATAATAAAACATACCCTCAGTTTTTCTTTTTTTACAATTACATTTAATTAATGAGTAGTTATTGTAATCATATATTCAGTAATTGATTACCAATACCGAAAAGTTTATATATCTACTCTTTGTTTAAATTACATGAATAAACCATCGATTATATTTATTTTATTAACCTTAATCATAAGTTTTTCTTTGATGTCTGCATCTGCCCAAATAATGGATGTTAGCATTGACGGGAATGCCTCAGTTTACATATGCTACCCTTATGAATACAATGTTACTTTGACAAATACTTCTGTTAATGAAAGTGCAATTGATATTAATTATACCGTGTCACTTCCAACAGGATTTAACACAACTGATCCTCTTACTTATAATATTCCATCTTTAGGCCCAGGTCTATCTGACAAAATAATAATTAATGTTGATACTTTGTGCAATGCCCAAGTAGGCAATATTTCTGTTAACGGGTCATATGATTATAACAGCAGTTCCCATCCAATCACTTTTACTAAGCCAATAACTGTTTATCAAGGCGCAGTTACAATAGAAAAGACTCCTTCAACTCAATCAGCAACACTTGAAGATAATGTTTCTTGGACTATTACCGTAAAAAGCACTGGTCTTGGTCCAATTGAAGATGTTATCGTGACAGACATACTTGAACCAGGATTACAGTAACTTTCTTCTTCTCCTAGTGGAGTTCAAACAGGGCCCGGAGAATATCGTTGGACATCTACCGAAATTTCTGACCTTTCTCACATGGATCCTAACGATGAAGTACAAATCCAAATAAGAGCAAAGGTCATTGGATGCACCGAATTATATGATACTGCCCGGGTAACATGGGGTTGCGGAGGAGGATGTCAAACACAAGAAACTATAGCAAGTATAGCTTTCCAACCAAATCCTCCTAAAATTGATTATAGTGTCCCAGATTTTAATATAAGTTATTGTGGCACTGGAAATACTTTTACTATACCAATTTCCAATACAGGTGGAACTGCATATGATTTTAATTTATCCGCTGATTTTGGTAGCCTGACAGTTACTAATATTACTTCGCCGTCTGGGGCATCTTATAACAATTCTGGAAAATACTTTGTCGTAGGTGATGTGCCCAATGGAACTACCAATCTTACTTTTGATTTAGTCCCCTCTGGTGGGTGGTGTGGGCCTTTACCTTCTGGCACAATTATATTTAGGCCCGAATACTTTTATTGTAGTCAAGAATTTTTCCCTCCTGTAAAATTTGGGAGCTATTCTGTTCAGAATGTTCCATCAGTCTCCGTTTCAAAAACAGGTGCGCCTTCCCAGATGTATTTGGGGGGAACTATTACTTACAATATTACGGCATCTTATTCTGGACCAACATCCTGCGGGAGTAGCACCGCATCAAATATAGTTGTAGTAGATACAATACCTGCTGGTTTTTCTATAACTGATGCAGGCGGAGGAAGTATTTCAGGGAATACAATAACTTGGAATGTTACCCCTGCAGCCATATTCAACACTTCAATTACCCTTCAGTCTCCAACTTATGCAAACTGTGAATACTGCTATACAACTGCAACTAATAGTGTCACTGCTACCGTTACCGATTGTTGTGGCTGTGTTCGAACGGCCTCTGCTTCTCAGTCAACAGTACTTGAATGCGCAGAAACTATATCCTCTGACAAATATGTCTCTTCAAGTTTCAATTTTGAGAAATGTACCCCAATAAAATACACAAATGAATTTAACTTTTCAGACACAAGTTTCTGGGATGATGTAAATGTATCAAATCTTAAATTCCGAGAGGAAAGACCAAATAATCAGAATCTCCAAGGCCAAGTTAAAATTGATATAAATGGAACTTGTATAGTTTATTACACGCCACCTGTCTCAACGTATCTTGATGTTAATTTTTCTGATGTTGATTTCTCATCATGTTTTGATGCAGATACTACTTCGATTAGGAATACCAAGATAAGAATAGAATACAACATGTCAACTCAAAACTCATCAAGTCCCTCTTGTGGTTCTGGGTCTTTCTTTGACTGGTCAATTCTTAATACTGGCAAAACTATCGTAGGGAGCGGGTGCTATGAAAGTTCTCAACAGATAAGAGAGGGCGTATTCGTTCCTGTGAATGATTCTCAGATGGGAATTAGTATTACTGGACTCCCGCCTATTGTTGATAAATGCGGAACATATGATATAGAACTAGTCATTAATAGGAGTTCTTCAGTGGGTGCATATGATGTAGAGGTAGTATTTCCTCTAAGTAATTACCATATCAATTCTGTTTCTTATATAGGATACACCCCTTCAGAAAGTAACAATAGTCCCACAGATTTTGTATGGCAATATGGGGATTATTTTGCCACAAACACACAAGCTAGAATTCAAATGAACGTAACAAAAAAGTGCACCGATCAAGGTGGAATGAGTTCTAGCCTATACTGGGATGGTCTATGCAATAGAAATGGAACTTACGATAGAGAATGCCAAGATGGCGCTTCTCAAAATCCTTTAGTTTTAAGTGGAAACGTTTGTATAATGAAGGTACCAGAGCTACTCTGGGCCACGACTAATCAAGCCACCTGGAAACTCTGCCTCACAAATGCTGGAAGCGGTGCAAGCTACAATGTTTGGGTAGAAGATGTTTTAGGTTCAGGGCTTTCTTATAATTCTTCAGTTGGAACTTACTCTCAGCTTAATATAAATCAAGATAGGAATGGTAATCCAATTAATGGAGCAACCTGGATTATTGATAAAATTAATGCAGGCGATAAATCTGAAATTTTGTTTACCGCTAATATTGATTCATGCACAAATCTAACAAATCTAGCGTCAACTAGCGCTGGCTGTTTAGGTGGAGATTGTCAGCCAGTAAAGACCGATACTGCATCTGTTAGAATACCTAGCACAGAAGCAATCACTACTAATATTGTCCCTGCAACAATAAATATGTGTGATGAGCAAAGCGCAACTGTAATTGTAAAAAATACTGGATTAACTTATGTTTATGATGTTAATGTGACTGCTACATTGCCAACTGGGATTTCATATGTTGTAGGTTCGGGAAACCCCTCTGAACCAGAAAATACTGCCGCAAATCCGATTAGATGGACCAAAGCTGAAATTCTAGGATTGGGGGCTATGGCGCCTTCATCTGAAATAGCAATAACTTTTAGAATTAGTTCTAGCTGTAACATGCCAACTTCTGGAAGTTTTGTTTCACAGGCCACTTACAAGACGCCCTGCGAGGATGTTAAAGTATCTCCTCAAGCTAGCTCCCAGATTAGTAGACGAACTCCAAATTTAACAATTGACAAAAGAGGGCGAAATCATACTACAGGATCCAATTATAATACTAGCGTTGCGGCAGAACCAGGAAATATTGTTGAATGGCGACTTATTATCACAAATAGTGGCAATGCTCCTGCAACTAACGTAGAATTCTACGATGTTTTACCTACAAATATGACTTTTGGAGGTATAAGTACCAGTCAATACCCTGCTGTAGGCACAATACCCTCGGGGTCAGGAACTTCAGCAGACCCTTGGAAACACGGGACTTTATCAAACGTTTCCGGCAGTAACACCGCTACCTACTATGTATGGGGAACTGTTAATTCTGGAAGTTGTGGGGCGGCTACAACAAATACGGCTTATGTTAGGTATGGCTGCGATGATAACTGCAGATTTAATTACAGTGCTTCTGCTGGGCGTTCTTTAAGAACTAGGCCGAATATTACTATAACTCCTTCTATAGTTGGTACATTTACAACTTGTGATGGAACTATCAGATTAGTTATCCAAAATTCTTCAGGATACCCAACTGCTTACAATGTTTTTGTAACTTCTACATTGCCTCCGGGATTTGTATTTGATTCTATGATTACAGGGTCAAATCCAACACCAAACCCTCCTTCAAATTCTGCACAACCTATTTGGTCTCTAGGAAATATGCCCGGCAATACAACTACAACACTTGAATTTAAAATAAAAAATAATGGAACAAGCTGCGGAACAGTTACACCTGGAACAAATAATGTTAGAGTTGATTACCAAGATAGTTGTAGCAATAATCTTGCTGTAACTAATAATACTTTAGCTATTAATCCCCTAAAACCAATTTTATCTATCTCTAAGAATCCCGCCATACAGCCAGTTCCGCCAGGAGGCACTGGAAGCTGGACCATTACTGTTACAAATACCGGTAACACTCCCGCCTACAACGTGACCGTAATTGACACATTAAGTGCTGATTGGGGGGTTCCAATCGTTGCAGGAAATGGAACAAATGGGGAAGTGCCGAATGTTGTTGGCAATACTATAACTTGGCAGATACCTGGCCCGATTGCACAATCAGGAGGTACATGGTCAGCAACTTTATCGGCTAGATTAAATGATGTTGCAGGTACAGGAACGAATGGCGTGATAGTAGTGGGCAAATGTTCCAACGGTTGCATATACAGTAGTGATACTGATACTGCAAGGATAATCAATATCCAAGGTCTTTTTAAAGAGTCTGAAAAAGAAAAAGCAACAATAGGCGAAGAAGTCGTATTTGATTTAGCAGTAGTATATTCTGGAGTAGGCGCAAATTACACAAATACAACTATAGTTGATCATTTACCTGATGGAATTGAATATGTTTCTCATACTTATGCCGATACTTACGGAGGAACAATTCAACAGTTTAATCAAAATGGACAAGTTCTTACTTGGAAATTAGGAACTCCGCTCGGTGCATCAAATAGAAATTTCTTGGGGCCAAATAATGTGTTAATTAAAATCACCGGTAGAATCAAGAACATTCTGCCTGATAATGTTAGAGATGTTATACTAGTAAATAATGCTAATACAAGTTTTATTCAAGATGGTGCACCATACAATATAAGTGATTTGGATGATGTCAGAATTGTTGAACCAGAGCTAACAATAAATAAAGAAGGAGATAAAACTCAAGGATTGCCCGGAGATAACGTTCATTATACAATTACTGTAGAAAATGTTGGAAATAGTTCAGCCTACGATGTTACAATTCAAGATCAAATACCTTCTGGTCTAATTATAGTGGGTGGATCAATTACATCTTCACCTACCGCAGATACTACAATGGTAATTGGAGATATAATTCAATGGACCTATCTATCAATACCTCAAGACCAGTCAGTCACATTAGAGTATGACGCTACAATCCCTCCAGAAGGAGGAAGCTTTACCAATACCGTTACGAATACAGAGTATTGGTCCCTACCAAGTGGCAATGATGGAAGGAGACAATATGGCCCACTTTCAGACGATTGGAATGTAATATCTCCTGGAACAGATTTGCAGAAGGTAACCCTAAATACAGATATTAATGTTCCATCACCGGGAGGGATTGTATACTTTAGTCTCACTATTACAAATACTGGTGCAATGGCTTTGGATCCAGTAAAATTAATTGATTATTTGCCAGATGGCCTTACATATAGGCCTGGTTATAGCATTGTAGGTGGCGTACCACAAGAACCAGATACTATTGTTGGGTCACCAGAAGTTATTACTTGGAACAATATAGGTGTAATGAATCCAACAGATGTAATAGTAGTTCAATTTCAGGCAACAGTGGATCCGGGGAGAACTGGGGCATTCATTAATAATGCCACAGTCATAGGCACATCAACGATAGGTGATGTGACAGACTCAGATGACTCTTCTGTTGGGGTAAAAGGCCCTGCAATAAACATAATAAAATCAGTTGAACCACCTTGGGGAAAGACTGGGTTTACTAATCGGTTCACTTTGGTAGTAACTAATACTGGGGAAGTTCCCTTAGAGCCGGTCTCAGTAATTGACACTCTACCTGTTGGACTAACATATGCTAATTTGGCTTCACCAGTGCAAGATTCAGTTGTAGTTAATGGTAATGGAACAACTACGATAACATGGAACAATATTGGATTATTAGACGTTGGGGAAAGTAAGACTATAGTATTCTCTGCCAAGTTTAATGGTTATGAAAACAAGAGTATAAATTATGCGATCACAGAAGGTCGACCTCCAAATGGATTCACCGTATCCGATGACGATCAAGTAGAGATATTAAAGCATCCAGGTGGAAATCCAAAGGAAACATTAAGAATAATCACAAAAGGATACATGAAGAGATGCGATCTATGCTACACCCAAGACTTAATCAAGGAAGCCAGAGAATTAATAACAAATCAAAATGTTATACTCGAAGATAATCCATGCTGCAGACCTGATGATATCATAGAAGAACTAAAGTTTGAGATAGTTAAGAAAGGCCTTGATAAAGATCCACGGTATATCGAAGCTCTACAACTATTAGACAAATCAGAAAGGCTATGCAGAGAAGCAAACGAAGCATTTGACAAAGGTAACTATGGCCTTGCACAAAGATTAACAAAAGAAAAATGTGAAGCAATTGGTGAAGCAATGAGACTTATGATAGACATTCTATCTTAAAAAATAAATTAATTTTTTTTATTTAAGGTAAAAATACCTCATTTTCTATTTTCTGGGGCAAGTATTCTTCAGCGACAAACTCTAAAGATTTGTTTGCAAGTGCCTGCTGCTCTATCCTTACTCCAAGTTTTAGACATTTTTTCATCTGCTCTTGCCAGTCCTTATGTTTAAACCACTCGTATTCCATTATTTCGTTGATTCTCTTCTTGTCCATGTCTTTTAGCTTTTCAGTAACTTTCTGAAGGTCATATTCTTCGATGTCATCCATAGTCATCCCAATGAACTTTGCATCCGGCACACCTAATCTTCTAGAAAGATATGCTAAGTTCATTGATCCTTGCTTTATCGTAGAGTAGATATACCATCCGTAAGGATCTCCATCTGTAAAGACATAAACAGGTAACTTCTTTTCATTGTGTAGCCTGTTTATTAATCTTCTAATACCTCTTGGAGCCTGCCCCTGGCAAGC encodes:
- a CDS encoding DUF11 domain-containing protein, giving the protein MDPNDEVQIQIRAKVIGCTELYDTARVTWGCGGGCQTQETIASIAFQPNPPKIDYSVPDFNISYCGTGNTFTIPISNTGGTAYDFNLSADFGSLTVTNITSPSGASYNNSGKYFVVGDVPNGTTNLTFDLVPSGGWCGPLPSGTIIFRPEYFYCSQEFFPPVKFGSYSVQNVPSVSVSKTGAPSQMYLGGTITYNITASYSGPTSCGSSTASNIVVVDTIPAGFSITDAGGGSISGNTITWNVTPAAIFNTSITLQSPTYANCEYCYTTATNSVTATVTDCCGCVRTASASQSTVLECAETISSDKYVSSSFNFEKCTPIKYTNEFNFSDTSFWDDVNVSNLKFREERPNNQNLQGQVKIDINGTCIVYYTPPVSTYLDVNFSDVDFSSCFDADTTSIRNTKIRIEYNMSTQNSSSPSCGSGSFFDWSILNTGKTIVGSGCYESSQQIREGVFVPVNDSQMGISITGLPPIVDKCGTYDIELVINRSSSVGAYDVEVVFPLSNYHINSVSYIGYTPSESNNSPTDFVWQYGDYFATNTQARIQMNVTKKCTDQGGMSSSLYWDGLCNRNGTYDRECQDGASQNPLVLSGNVCIMKVPELLWATTNQATWKLCLTNAGSGASYNVWVEDVLGSGLSYNSSVGTYSQLNINQDRNGNPINGATWIIDKINAGDKSEILFTANIDSCTNLTNLASTSAGCLGGDCQPVKTDTASVRIPSTEAITTNIVPATINMCDEQSATVIVKNTGLTYVYDVNVTATLPTGISYVVGSGNPSEPENTAANPIRWTKAEILGLGAMAPSSEIAITFRISSSCNMPTSGSFVSQATYKTPCEDVKVSPQASSQISRRTPNLTIDKRGRNHTTGSNYNTSVAAEPGNIVEWRLIITNSGNAPATNVEFYDVLPTNMTFGGISTSQYPAVGTIPSGSGTSADPWKHGTLSNVSGSNTATYYVWGTVNSGSCGAATTNTAYVRYGCDDNCRFNYSASAGRSLRTRPNITITPSIVGTFTTCDGTIRLVIQNSSGYPTAYNVFVTSTLPPGFVFDSMITGSNPTPNPPSNSAQPIWSLGNMPGNTTTTLEFKIKNNGTSCGTVTPGTNNVRVDYQDSCSNNLAVTNNTLAINPLKPILSISKNPAIQPVPPGGTGSWTITVTNTGNTPAYNVTVIDTLSADWGVPIVAGNGTNGEVPNVVGNTITWQIPGPIAQSGGTWSATLSARLNDVAGTGTNGVIVVGKCSNGCIYSSDTDTARIINIQGLFKESEKEKATIGEEVVFDLAVVYSGVGANYTNTTIVDHLPDGIEYVSHTYADTYGGTIQQFNQNGQVLTWKLGTPLGASNRNFLGPNNVLIKITGRIKNILPDNVRDVILVNNANTSFIQDGAPYNISDLDDVRIVEPELTINKEGDKTQGLPGDNVHYTITVENVGNSSAYDVTIQDQIPSGLIIVGGSITSSPTADTTMVIGDIIQWTYLSIPQDQSVTLEYDATIPPEGGSFTNTVTNTEYWSLPSGNDGRRQYGPLSDDWNVISPGTDLQKVTLNTDINVPSPGGIVYFSLTITNTGAMALDPVKLIDYLPDGLTYRPGYSIVGGVPQEPDTIVGSPEVITWNNIGVMNPTDVIVVQFQATVDPGRTGAFINNATVIGTSTIGDVTDSDDSSVGVKGPAINIIKSVEPPWGKTGFTNRFTLVVTNTGEVPLEPVSVIDTLPVGLTYANLASPVQDSVVVNGNGTTTITWNNIGLLDVGESKTIVFSAKFNGYENKSINYAITEGRPPNGFTVSDDDQVEILKHPGGNPKETLRIITKGYMKRCDLCYTQDLIKEARELITNQNVILEDNPCCRPDDIIEELKFEIVKKGLDKDPRYIEALQLLDKSERLCREANEAFDKGNYGLAQRLTKEKCEAIGEAMRLMIDILS